A portion of the Chaetodon trifascialis isolate fChaTrf1 chromosome 7, fChaTrf1.hap1, whole genome shotgun sequence genome contains these proteins:
- the myh14 gene encoding myosin-10 isoform X3, whose product MSRPTGGGANDVTRFLSSGAAPGSPTSNAVFTAASQADWAAKRLVWVPSEKHGFESASIREERGDEVEVELTDSQRRVTLSREEVQRMNPPRFSKVEDMADLTCLNEASVLHNLRERYYSGLIYTYSGLFCVVVNPYKNLPIYTESIVEMYRGKKRHEMPPHIYAISEAAYRSMLQDREDQSILCTGESGAGKTENTKKVIQYLAHVASSHKSGTLGRNKEAVQSMHYGELERQLLQANPILEAFGNAKTVKNDNSSRFGKFIRINFDVAGYIVGANIETYLLEKSRATRQAKDERTFHIFYQMLCGTSEETRADLLLGTADEYRLLSGGSIPVPGQSDSENFTQTMDSMAIMGFTPEELISMLKVISAVLQFGNISFMKEKNQDQASMPDNTAAQKLCHLLGINVLEFTRAILTPRIKVGREYVQKAQTKEQADFAVEALAKATYERLFRWLVHRINRALDRRQRQGASFIGILDIAGFEIFQLNSFEQLCINYTNEKLQQLFNHTMFILEQEEYQREGIEWNFIDFGLDLQPCIDLIEKPTHPPGVLALLDEECWFPRATDRSFVEKLSAEQGSHPKFFRSKQPRGEADFSIIHYAGKVDYKANDWLVKNMDPLNDNVASLLHQSSDHFVSELWKEVDRIVGLDQVSSGESSGPVAFGAAGLKTKKGMFRTVGQLYKESLTKLMATLRNTNPNFLRCIIPNHEKRAGKLSPHLVLDQLRCNGVLEGIRICRQGFPNRIPFQEFRQRYEILTPNAIPRTFMDGKQASELMIRALELDHNLFRVGQSKVFFRAGVLAHLEEERDLKITDTIIRFQSAARGFLARKAYMKKQQQLSALRVMQRNCAAYLKLRNWQWWRLFTKVKPLLQVTRQDEEIQVREAQLQKAKDNLTRVEKDYTDLDRKHAQLLEEKAVLADQLQAEAELFAEAEEMRARLASRKQELEEVLGELESRLEEEEERGVQLTNEKKRMQQNIQDLEEQLEEEESARQRLLLEKVTLETKVKSLETDLLNAVEQRDRLSKEKKQFEERLSEVTDQLTEEEEKTKSLNKLKNKQEAVIADLEERLKREEQGRLEQEKWRRRLENDTVEAQEQLSDLGVMTAELRGSLAQREKEITTLQGRLEEEGARRTEAQRALREAMSQVSELKEEVENERGMRERAEKQRRDLGEELEALRTELEDTLDTTAAQQELRSRREAELNELQRCVEEETRRHEAQLSELRVKHSAAIDSLQEQLDNSKRARQSLEKAKAVLEEERQNLTSELKTLQAGRVESERGRKRAESQLQELSARLAQADREREEKEERVHKLQCEIEAISTNLSSSDTKSLRLTKEVSSLESQLSDAKELLQDETRQKMALGSRVRALEEEKNGLMERLEEEEERAKELTRQIQTHTQQLAELRKQSEEVNTAVEAGEETRRKLQRELDSATQRERQKEEEKERVERQRERLREEIEDMTLALQRERQNCTALEKRQKKFDQCLAEEKAVSARLAEERDRAEADSREKETRYLALSRALQEAQDQREELERVNKQLRLEMEQLVNQQDDVGKNVHELERTRRNLETEAQNLRVQTQELEEELSEAENSRLRLEVTLQALKAQFEREISTSEEKGEEKRRALSKQVRELEIQLEEERSQRSQAVSSKKQLEAELQDAEAQVETSTRGKEEAVKQLRRLQGQMKEVLRELDEAKLTREEVIAQLKDSEKKIQTLEAEVLQYTEELSVSERQKRQAQQERDEMADEMVNSSSGKTALSEEKRRLEARVSQLEEELEEEQSNAELLAERQRKTALQVETLTVQLQGERTLAQKAEAAREQLERQNKELKTRLGEMEGAVRGKHRLSVAALEAKIESMEEQLEQERQERAIANKLVRKTEKKLKEVMMQAEDERRHADQYREQLDKSMVRLKQLKRQLEEVEEENSRANAQKRKLQRELEELTDSGQSMTREITSLRSQLSVPEWRADKRAPLPLAMRGRRALVDDLSLENSDSEEPPASPTPSSGVPGTPTPSSEHSMDPPPPYTVNNTE is encoded by the exons ATGTCCAGGCCAACGGGGGGTGGTGCCAATGATGTCACCCGCTTCCTGTCATCGGGGGCGGCGCCAGGCTCTCCCACATCCAATGCTGTGTTCACTGCTGCCAGCCAGGCTGACTGGGCGGCTAAGAGGCTGGTGTGGGTGCCGTCAGAGAAGCATGGCTTTGAG TCGGCCAGTATTCGGGAGGAGCGTGGCGATGAGGTGGAGGTTGAGCTGACAGACAGCCAGCGGCGGGTCACTCTGTCCAGGGAGGAGGTGCAGCGGATGAACCCCCCACGCTTCAGTAAAGTGGAGGACATGGCCGACCTCACCTGCCTCAACGAAGCCTCGGTGCTGCACAACCTGAGAGAGAGATACTACTCTGGCTTGATCTAT ACATATTCAGGGCTGTTCTGCGTGGTGGTGAACCCTTACAAGAACCTGCCCATCTACACGGAGTCCATCGTGGAGATGTACCGGGGCAAGAAACGCCACGAGATGCCCCCTCACATCTACGCCATATCAGAGGCAGCCTATCGCAGTATGCTACAAG ACAGAGAAGATCAGTCAATCCTCTGCAC AGGCGAGTCTGGAGCTGGGAAAACAGAGAACACCAAGAAAGTCATCCAGTATTTGGCTCACGTTGCCTCCTCGCATAAGAGTGGCACTCTGGGTAGGAACAAGGAAGCCGTACAG AGTATGCACTAT GGCGAGCTGgagaggcagctgctgcaggccaACCCCATACTGGAGGCCTTCGGCAACGCAAAGACCGTCAAGAATGACAACTCCTCTAGATTT GGCAAATTCATTCGCATTAATTTTGACGTGGCGGGGTACATTGTTGGTGCCAACATCGAGACCT ACCTCCTTGAAAAGTCCCGGGCCACCCGTCAGGCAAAAGATGAGCGGACGTTCCACATCTTTTACCAGATGTTGTGTGGAACTTCAGAGGAAACAAGAG CCGACCTGCTCTTAGGAACTGCTGATGAGTACCGTCTTCTCAGTGGAGGCTCCATCCCCGTTCCTGGTCAGAGCGATTCAGAGAACTTCACCCAGACCATGGACTCCATGGCTATAATGGGCTTTACCCCAGAGGAGCTGATAT CCATGCTGAAGGTGATCTCTGCTGTGCTCCAGTTTGGGAACATTTCCTTCATGAAGGAGAAGAACCAGGACCAGGCCTCAATGCCTGACAACACAGCTGCTCAGAAACTGTGCCATCTGCTGGGCATCAACGTGCTGGAGTTCACTCGGGCCATCCTCACTCCCAGGATCAAAGTGGGTCGAGAGTATGTGCAGAAGGCCCAGACGAAAGAACAG GCTGACTTTGCTGTGGAGGCCTTAGCAAAGGCCACATATGAGCGTCTGTTCAGATGGCTGGTCCACAGGATCAACAGAGCTCTGGACCgcagacagaggcagggagCCTCCTTCATAGGCATCCTTGATATCGCTGGATTTGAGATCTTCCAG ctgaactcCTTTGAACAGCTGTGCATCAACTACACCAACGAGAAGCTACAGCAGCTCTTCAACCACACCATGTTCATcttggagcaggaggagtacCAGCGGGAGGGCATCGAGTGGAACTTCATTGACTTCGGTCTGGATTTACAGCCCTGCATTGACCTCATTGAGAAACCA acCCACCCGCCTGGTGTTCTGGCCCTGCTAGATGAAGAGTGCTGGTTCCCCCGAGCAACAGACCGCTCATTTGTGGAGAAGCTGTCTGCTGAGCAAGGCAGCCATCCAAAATTCTTCCGATCCAAGCAGCCTCGCGGGGAAGCCGACTTCTCCATCATTCACTATGCTGGCAAG GTGGACTATAAGGCAAATGATTGGCTGGTGAAGAACATGGATCCTCTGAACGACAACGTGGCGTCTCTTCTCCACCAGTCATCTGATCATTTTGTCTCAGAGCTTTGGAAGGAAG tggACAGGATCGTGGGTCTGGACCAGGTGTCGTCAGGAGAGAGCAGTGGGCCGGTTGCTTTTGGCGCGGCAGGACTGAAGACGAAGAAGGGAATGTTCAGGACCGTCGGTCAGCTTTACAAGGAGTCTCTCACCAAGCTCATGGCCACGCTGAGGAACACCAACCCCAACTTCCTCCGCTGCATCATCCCCAACCATGAGAAGAGG gCTGGTAAGCTCTCTCCCCACCTGGTTTTGGACCAGCTGAGGTGTAATGGAGTTTTGGAGGGGATCCGTATCTGCAGACAAGGCTTCCCGAACCGCATCCCATTCCAGGAGTTcagacagag ATATGAGATACTGACTCCTAATGCTATCCCGCGCACCTTCATGGATGGCAAACAGGCATCAGAACTCATG ATCCGAGCTTTGGAACTAGATCACAACCTGTTCAGAGTGGGTCAGAGTAAAGTCTTCTTCAGAGCTGGAGTCCTGGCTCAtctggaggaagaaagagaccTGAAGATCACTGACACCATCATACGCTTCCAGAGCGCCGCCAGAGGCTTCCTCGCACGCAA AGCCTAtatgaagaagcagcagcagctgagcgcTCTGAGGGTGATGCAGAGGAACTGTGCTGCTTACCTCAAACTCAGAAACTGGCAGTGGTGGCGGCTGTTCACCAAG GTGAAGCCCCTGCTGCAGGTAACCCGGCAAGACGAGGAGATCCAGGTTCGGGAAGCCCAGCTTCAGAAGGCCAAGGACAATCTCACCCGAGTGGAGAAGGACTACACAGACCTGGACAGGAAACATGCTCAG CTTTTGGAGGAGAAGGCAGTGCTGGCAGACCAGCTGCAGGCGGAGGCAGAGCTCTTTGcggaggcagaggagatgagGGCCAGGTTAGCCAGCCGCaaacaggagctggaggaagtgctCGGTGAGCTGGAGAGTcgactggaggaagaggaggagagaggtgtgcagctgaccaatgagaagaagaggatgcAACAGAACATACAG GATTTGGAGGAGCAgctagaggaggaggaaagcgCCCGACAGCGCCTCCTGCTGGAGAAGGTCACCTTGGAGACCAAAGTGAAGAGTCTGGAAACCGACCTGTTGAAtgcagtggagcagagagacCGGCTCAGCAAG GAGAAGAAACAGTTTGAGGAGCGTCTGAGTGAGGTGACTGATCAGctcactgaggaggaggagaaaaccaaAAGTCTGAACAAGCTCAAGAACAAACAAGAAGCTGTCATCGCTGATCTAGAGG AGCGCCTGAAACGAGAAGAACAGGGTCGTTTGGAGCaggagaagtggaggaggaggctggagaaCGACACGGTGGAGGCCCaggagcagctgtcagacttggGCGTGATGACCGCCGAGCTGAGGGGCAGTCttgctcagagagagaaagaaatcacCACCCTGCAGGGCCG GCTGGAGGAAGAAGGAGCCCGTCGCACAGAAGCTCAGAGGGCGCTGAGGGAGGCCATGTCCCAGGTGtctgagctgaaggaggaagtggagaaTGAACGAGGGATGAGGGAAAGGGCAGAGAAACAGAGGCGAGACCTGGGCGAGGAGCTGGAGGCTTTGAGAACTGAACTAGAGGACACTCTGGACACCACAGCTGCCCAGCAGGAGCTTAG GTCTCGTCGGGAGGCAGAGTTAAATGAGCTTCAACGGTGTGTTGAAGAGGAGACTCGCCGCCACGAAGCCCAGCTTTCAGAACTCAGAGTCAAACACAGCGCTGCCATAGACAGCCTCCAGGAACAGCTGGACAATAGCAAGAGA GCACGTCAGTCCCTGGAGAAGGCCAAGGCagtgctggaggaagagaggcaaAATTTGACCTCAGAGCTCAAGACCCTCCAAGCGGGCCGCGTGGAGAGCGAGAGAGGTCGCAAGAGGGCTGAGAGtcagctgcaggagctcagcGCCCGACTGGctcaggctgacagagagagggaggagaaggaggagcgaGTGCACAAGCTGCAG tgtgaGATTGAGGCTATCTCCACCAAtttgtcctcctctgacacTAAATCCCTTCGGCTCACGAAAGAAGTCAGCAGCCTGGAGAGCCAGCTGAGTGATGCAAAG GAATTGCTGCAGGATGAAACTCGTCAAAAGATGGCTCTGGGCTCGAGGGTGCGagcactggaggaggagaagaatggACTGATGGAAAGactcgaggaggaggaggagagggccaAAGAGTTGACCCGGCAGATCCAGACTCATACCCAGCAG CTGGCAGAGCTCCGTAAGCAGTCAGAAGAGGTGAACACTGCGGTGGAAGCTGGAGAGGAGACGCGCAGGAAactccagagggagctggatAGCGCCACCCAGAGGGAGcgacagaaagaagaagaaaaggagagagtggagaggcagagggagcgACTGAGGGAGGAGATAGAGGACATGACGCTtgccctgcagagagagagacagaactgcACAGCCCTggagaagaggcagaagaagtTTGACCAG TGTCTGGCAGAGGAGAAGGCAGTGAGTGCTCGGCTGGCGGAGGAAAGGGacagagcagaagcagacagCCGAGAGAAGGAGACAAGATATCTGGCACTTTCACGAGCCCTGCAG GAGGCCCAGGACCAGAGGGAAGAGCTAGAGAGGGTCAACAAGCAGCTCCGTCTGGAAATGGAACAGCTTGTAAACCAGCAGGATGATGTCGGCAAGAAC GTCCATGAGCTGGAGCGGACCCGCAGGAACTTAGAAACAGAAGCCCAGAACCTGCGAGTTCAGAcacaggagctggaggaggagctgtcGGAGGCAGAGAACTCGAGGCTGCGGCTGGAGGTCACCCTACAGGCGCTCAAGGCTCAGTTTGAGAGGGAGATAAGCACCAgtgaggagaagggagaggagaagaggagagcacTCAGCAAACAG GTGAGGGAGCTGGAGAtccagctggaggaagagcgGAGTCAGCGGTCTCAGGCCGTGTCATCAAAGAAGCAGCTGGAAGCAGAACTTCAGGATGCCGAGGCCCAGGTGGAGACGTCGACCCGTGGAAAAGAAGAGGCTGTGAAGCAGCTACGGAGGCTGCAG GGTCAAATGAAGGAAGTCCTGCGTGAGCTAGATGAGGCCAAGTTGACTCGAGAAGAGGTCATCGCACAGCtgaaagacagtgaaaagaAGATCCAAACACTGGAAGCAGAAGTCCTGCAGTACACCGAG GAGCTTTCAgtgtcagagagacagaagagacaggctcagcaggagagagatgagatggCTGATGAGATGGTCAACAGCAGTTCTGGAAA aACGGCATTGtctgaagagaagaggaggttAGAAGCACGAGTCagtcagctggaggaggagttggaggaagagcagagtaATGCTGAACTGCtcgcagagagacaaaggaagaCTGCTCTACAG GTGGAGACTCTGACCGTgcagctgcagggagagaggacTCTGGCCCAGAAAGCAGAGGCGGCTcgagagcagctggagaggcaGAACAAGGAGCTGAAGACCCGACtgggggagatggagggagctGTGAGGGGCAAACACAGGCTCAGCGTCGCCGCCCTAGAGGCAAAGATAGAGTCgatggaggagcagctggagcaggagagaca GGAACGAGCCATTGCCAACAAACTGGTCcgaaagacagagaagaaactGAAGGAGGTGATGATGCAGGCGGAGGATGAGAGGCGCCATGCAGACCAGTACAGAGAGCAG ctggACAAATCGATGGTCCgcctgaagcagctgaaaaggcagctggaggaggtggaggaggagaactcTCGTGCCAACGCTCAGAAGAGGAAGttgcagagggagctggaggagctcacCGACAGCGGGCAGAGCATGACGCGAGAGATCACCTCTCTCCGCAGCCAGCTCAG CGTCCCTGAATGGAGAGCAGATAA gCGCGCTCCGTTGCCCTTGGCCATGCGTGGACGCAGAGCGCTGGTGGACGACCTCTCATTGGAGAACTCGGACTCGGAGGAGCCCCCTGCCTCGCCGACACCCTCCTCTGGAGTCCCAGGGACCCCGACTCCCTCCTCTGAACACAGCATGGACCCTCCACCGCCCTACACCGTCAACAACACAGAGTGA